A single window of Paroedura picta isolate Pp20150507F chromosome 8, Ppicta_v3.0, whole genome shotgun sequence DNA harbors:
- the AMMECR1L gene encoding AMMECR1-like protein, translating into MGKRRCVPPLEPKLAAGCCGVKKPKLSGSGTHSHGNQATTVPVSSSGPLQNHQHADGGNGRENVSDLTLCPGNSPITRMNPTSGALSPLARPNGTANSTKNLVVTAEMCCYCFDVLYCHLYGFPQPRLPRFTNDPYPLFVTWKTGRDKRLRGCIGTFSAMNLHSGLREYTLTSALKDSRFPPLTREELPKLFCSVSLLTNFEDATDYLDWEVGIHGIRIEFINEKGVKRTATYLPEVAKEQDWDQIQTIDSLLRKGGFKAPITNDFRKTIKLTRYRSEKVTISYAEYMASRQHCFQNGTLHAPPLYNHYS; encoded by the exons ATGGGAAAAAGACGCTGTGTTCCTCCACTTGAGCCCAAGTTGGCAGCAGGCTGTTGTGGGGTAAAGAAACCCAAATTGTCTGGAAGTGGAACACACAGCCACGGGAATCAAGCCACAACTGTGCCAGTCTCTAGTTCAGGTCCTCTTCAGAACCACCAGCATGCAGATGGGGGCAATGGAAGGGAAAACGTATCAGATTTGACTTTGTGCCCTGGAAACTCTCCAATTACTCGAATGAATCCCACTTCAGGAGCTTTGAGCCCACTCGCCCGGCCTAATGGAACTGCCAACAGCACCAAGAACCTAGTGGTGACAGCGGAGATGTGCTGCTACTGCTTTGATGTACTCTACTGTCATCTTTATGGTTTCCCTCAGCCACGACTTCCTCGGTTTACCAATGACCCCTA TCCTCTCTTTGTGACATGGAAGACAGGGCGAGACAAGCGACTTCGGGGCTGCATTGGAACTTTCTCTGCCATGAATCTTCACTCAGGACTCAGGGAATACACATTAACCAG TGCACTTAAGGACAGCAGATTTCCACCCCTGACCCGTGAGGAGCTGCCTAAACTTTTCTGCTCTGTCTCCCTCCTCACTAATTTTGAGGATGCTACTGACTACTTGGACTGGGAG GTGGGAATCCATGGCATCAGAATTGAATTCATCAATGAGAAAGGTGTCAAACGCACAGCCACATACTTACCTGAGGTTGCTAAGGAACAAG ATTGGGATCAGATTCAAACAATAGACTCCTTACTCAGGAAAGGTGGTTTCAAAGCTCCAATTACCAATGACTTTAGAAAAACGATTAAACTCACCAG GTATCGCAGTGAGAAGGTGACAATCAGTTATGCAGAATACATGGCTTCTCGTCAGCATTGTTTCCAGAATGGCACTCTTCATGCCCCGCCCCTCTACAATCATTACTCCTGA